From Chryseobacterium sp. H1D6B, a single genomic window includes:
- a CDS encoding SDR family oxidoreductase yields MTKNDLKGKVVLVAGGAKNLGGLLSRDFASKGAKVAVHYNSDKTKEDAEKTLKAIQEMGGEAFLFQADLTKVENIKKLFEETKNKFGGIDIAVNTVGMVLKKPFLETSEEEYDQMFNINSKVAYFFIQEAGKHLNDHGKICTIVTSLLAAYTGLYSTYAGAKAPVEHFTRMASKEFGDRGISVTAVAPGPMDTPFFYGQEGEDAVAYHKSASALGGLTDIKDIAPLVQFLVTDGWWITGQTIFANGGYTTR; encoded by the coding sequence ATGACAAAGAATGATCTGAAAGGAAAAGTAGTACTGGTTGCTGGAGGTGCAAAAAATTTAGGCGGACTTCTCAGCAGAGATTTTGCATCTAAAGGAGCGAAAGTAGCAGTACACTACAACAGTGATAAAACAAAAGAAGATGCTGAAAAAACGCTGAAAGCAATTCAGGAAATGGGCGGTGAAGCTTTTTTATTTCAGGCTGACCTTACGAAAGTAGAAAACATTAAAAAACTTTTCGAAGAGACTAAAAATAAATTCGGCGGGATTGATATTGCAGTGAATACCGTAGGAATGGTCTTGAAAAAACCTTTCCTGGAAACTTCTGAAGAAGAATATGACCAGATGTTCAATATCAATTCTAAAGTGGCTTATTTCTTTATTCAGGAAGCAGGAAAACACCTGAATGACCACGGAAAGATCTGTACAATTGTTACTTCTTTACTGGCAGCATACACAGGATTGTACTCTACATATGCGGGTGCAAAAGCTCCGGTAGAGCATTTTACCAGAATGGCTTCTAAAGAATTCGGAGACCGCGGGATTTCTGTAACAGCTGTTGCGCCAGGACCTATGGATACTCCTTTTTTCTACGGCCAGGAAGGAGAAGATGCAGTAGCTTATCATAAATCAGCATCAGCTCTAGGAGGATTAACGGATATTAAAGACATCGCTCCATTAGTGCAATTTTTAGTAACCGACGGATGGTGGATCACCGGGCAGACTATTTTTGCGAACGGAGGCTATACTACGAGATAA